In bacterium, a single window of DNA contains:
- a CDS encoding POTRA domain-containing protein produces the protein MQVRIPHRAEPPGRSPRALLAAAGLLVCVLAAAAVSAESELEFGLEQHLLQRIELRGNAAVPTADLKAVMKIREPRPFHPLTLLGLGDRTARYQPHLLDAELRLLTRYYRQRGFHQVSVQLDSVQTDVDERGDVLHISIVEGPQTFLEVVEAAVADDGGQGAGGDDADGDDTDVLDTGELLADLHYVAGVAAPADLNDLGTDIYLLRTRLWERGHMLAQIRPVMTTWATADPARRLAHLVYEIAPGMVYRIEEITVEGRRRTRLDLIGRELSMKPGDLFRWSEVEASQRRLLDTSLFRD, from the coding sequence ATGCAAGTTCGGATCCCACATCGTGCAGAGCCGCCCGGCCGGTCGCCGCGGGCCCTACTGGCCGCGGCCGGTCTGCTGGTTTGCGTCCTGGCCGCCGCGGCCGTGTCCGCCGAGAGCGAGCTGGAGTTCGGGCTGGAGCAGCACCTGCTGCAACGCATCGAACTGCGCGGCAACGCCGCGGTTCCCACGGCCGACCTCAAGGCCGTCATGAAGATCCGCGAGCCGCGGCCCTTCCACCCGCTGACCCTCCTGGGCCTCGGCGACCGCACGGCGCGTTACCAGCCCCACCTGCTGGACGCGGAACTCCGCCTGCTGACTCGGTACTACCGGCAGCGGGGCTTCCACCAGGTCTCCGTCCAGCTCGATTCGGTGCAGACCGACGTCGATGAGCGCGGCGACGTGCTGCACATCAGCATCGTGGAGGGGCCGCAGACGTTCCTCGAAGTGGTCGAGGCCGCGGTCGCGGACGACGGAGGCCAGGGCGCCGGCGGTGATGACGCCGACGGCGATGACACCGACGTCCTGGACACCGGCGAACTCCTGGCCGATCTCCACTACGTCGCGGGGGTGGCCGCCCCGGCGGACCTCAACGATCTCGGCACCGACATCTACCTCCTGCGCACCCGCCTGTGGGAGCGCGGGCACATGCTCGCGCAGATCCGGCCCGTGATGACGACTTGGGCCACGGCCGACCCCGCGCGGCGGCTGGCGCACCTGGTCTACGAGATCGCGCCCGGCATGGTCTACCGGATCGAAGAGATCACGGTCGAGGGGCGCCGCCGGACCCGGCTCGACCTGATCGGACGCGAGCTGTCGATGAAGCCCGGCGACCTGTTCCGCTGGAGCGAGGTCGAGGCTTCGCAGCGGCGGCTGCTCGACACCTCGCTGTTCCGCGACG